A single genomic interval of Candidatus Methylomirabilis limnetica harbors:
- a CDS encoding type II toxin-antitoxin system VapC family toxin codes for MIVDSSAVLAILFNERDADTYAHALARADVCRMSAANFVEVAIVVEAQTTESGSRQLDAFFRRAGIAIEAVTEEQAHVARQAYTDFGKGRHPAGLNFGDCFAYALAKVTGESLLFKGEDFNKTDITSAL; via the coding sequence ATGATCGTAGACAGCTCAGCAGTACTCGCGATTCTGTTTAACGAGCGCGACGCCGACACCTATGCCCACGCGCTCGCCCGGGCCGATGTCTGCCGAATGTCCGCCGCCAACTTCGTCGAAGTGGCGATCGTCGTCGAAGCGCAAACTACTGAGAGCGGCAGCCGGCAGTTAGACGCCTTCTTCCGGCGCGCCGGCATCGCCATCGAAGCCGTGACTGAGGAGCAGGCGCACGTGGCGCGGCAGGCCTATACGGATTTCGGGAAGGGCCGGCATCCGGCCGGCCTGAACTTCGGCGATTGCTTCGCCTATGCGCTCGCCAAGGTCACCGGCGAGTCGCTCCTCTTTAAGGGTGAGGATTTCAACAAAACCGACATCACGTCCGCTCTCTGA